The sequence below is a genomic window from Fusobacterium varium.
CTTTTAAATCTACTCTTGAAGAGGTAAGTTTTTCAGATCTAATAATTCATGTAGTAGATATTTCAAGTGATACTGTTGTAGAACAAATTAAAGCAGTAGAAAATGTTTTAAATGAGTTAAATGCTTTAGATAAACCAACTTTCTTAGCACTTAATAAGTGTGAAATGGCTACTCCTGAGCAGATTGCAAATGTAAAAGAAAAATTTAGTAATTATCAAATGATAGAAATAAGTGCAAAACAAAACTATAATATTGATAAATTCTTAGATATGACAGTTTCATTACTACCACAAACAACAAGAAAATGTACATATCTAATTCCATATACAGACACTTCAATGGGAGCTTATCTTCATAGAAATGCAATTATCCAAAGTGAAGATTATGAAGGTGAAGGAGTTAGAATAGTGGCAATTGTAAATGATGAAGTTTATAATAGATGTAGAAAATTTATGGTTGAGGAGACACTATGTTAAGTATAATAAGAGAGATTTTAAAATTAGCTCTCCCTGCAGTTGGAGAAATGGTTTTATATATGATGATTTGGGTATTGGATACCCTTATGATAGGAAATCATACTGGACAGATAGGGGTTTCAGCAGTTGGACTTAGTTCTGAAATTATGTATACTTTTACAAATATGCTAGTTGCTATGGGAATTTCAATCTCTGTTACTTCAATAGTTTCAAGATCAATAGGGAGTAGAGATTTTGAAAAAGCTAGGATTACTTCAGATATTGCTTTAAAAATTGGAGTTATTATTGCTATTCTTTTAGGAACAATATTTTTTACCTTCCCTAAAGAAATTTTAACAATAGCTAAAGCTGAAACAGAGTATGTTCTTCCTTTAGCAACAAAATATATGAGAATATGTTCTATTGCTATTGTTTTTAATGTTTTAACAAGTGTATTTAATGGAATTTTTAGAGGTTGTAAAAATACAAAATCACCACTGTATACAGCTTTTATAGTAAATGTTGTAAATGTTTCCTTAGACTATATTTTAATATTTGGTAAATTTGGTGCTCCAGAGATGGGAGTTGCTGGAGGTGCAATAGCCACTGCAGTTGGAAACTTTGCAGGATTTTTATTTACTATGACACAATTGAAAAAAATACCATTTAAAGTAAATTTATTTTCTGAGTTTAAAAAAGAGTATTTTAGAGAGTTGATTAAGTTATCTATTCCTTCAGCTTTACAAGAGGGAGCTTTCAGTATAAATAGACTTATAAATGTAACTTTAATAATGACATTAGGAAGTCTTGCCTTTGCAGCAAATCAGATAACTATCAATATAGAGTCAATCTCTTTTATGCCTGGTTGGGGATTTGCCATTGCTTGTACCTCTCTAGTTGGTTATAGTATTGGAGAAAAAGATTACAAAAAGGCTAAATCTTATGTAACATATTCTATGGTTTTATCATCTTTAGTAATGGGAATTTTTGCTATTATTTTTTTAGTATCACCAGAGCCAATAATTACAGCTTTTATAAAGGATAGTGAAAAAGAGGTTATAACAATAGGTTCAGCTTGTCTTATGATAGCCTCAATAGAACAGATACCTATAGCTATATCAATGGTTTTAGGAGGAGCTTTAAAGGGAACTGGAGATAGTAAAACACCATTTAAAATAGTATTATTTACAAATTGGGTAATTCGTTTGCCTTTAGTTTACTATTTTATCTATATTCAAAAAGCTCCTGTAACTTATTTTTGGAGAATTACAGCACTTCAATGGATAATAGAAGCTATTATAATACTTATAGTTTTCCACCATAAATGGAAGAAAAATTATGAAACTCAATAAATTATCAAAAAGAGCTAGAAAAATCAATTTTGATCTCTCTAGCTCTATTTTTTTTATCTATTCTTTAATAAATCTCTAATTTCAGTAAGTAAAACCTCTTGAGCAGTAGGTTTTGGTGGAGCTTTCTCCTCTTTCTTTTTAAAATTATTTATAAGTTTTACAAATATAAATATACAAAATACTATTATTAAAAAATCAATGATATTTTGTAAGAATAGTCCATATTTAATTAATATTGGCTCTCCTGTTGCACTACTTACAGGGATTTTTACTTCAAGAGCAGATATATTAACCTTTCCTGTAATTGTTCCCAAAAGTGGCATAATTACATCTTTAACTAAGCTATTTACAATTTTACTAAAAGCTCCCCCTATAATTACCCCAATAGCCATGTCCAATACATTTCCACGAACAGCAAATGCTTTAAATTCTTTTAATAAACTCACCTTTATACCCCCTTTGTTTTTTTATTTAATATATTTTACTAGACAATTCTTCATATTCCTTTAAATATTAAAAAAATAATAAAATTATATGTGTAATTATTAAAAAATATTATTATTTTTAGTGTATTATGATATAATCAATATGGAGGGTAAATTTATGAAGATTAATTACGAAATTTTAATGGAACAACAATTAAAAGAGATAGAAAAAACAGGAATAAAACCTAAACTACTTCTACACTCTTGTTGTGCCCCATGTAGTTCTGCTATACTTGAATTTTTACAAAATTATTTTGATATTACTGTTTATTTTTATAATCCTAACATTACATTTGAAGAAGAGTATTATAAACGTTTAAATGAACAGAGAGAGTATCATGAAAAAAGAGGGTATTCAATCAGAGTAATTGAAGGAAATTACGATCCTAAAGAGGATTTTTTTAAGCAAGTAAAGGGATTAGAAGATAGAAGAGAAGGAGGAGAGAGATGTTTTAAATGCTATACTCTTAGAATGGAAGCTACTGCACAAAAAGCTAAAGAGTTAGGATTTGATTATTTTTCAACTGTTCTTAGTATAAGTCCTTTAAAAAATGCTCAATGGATAAATGAGATTGGAGAGGAACTTTCTGAAAAATATGGTATAAAATTTCTAAATGGAGATTTTAAAAAGAAAAACAGATACTTAAGAAGTACTGAAATCTCAAGGGAATATGAACTATATAGGCAAGATTATTGTGGTTGTTTATTTTCTAAAATGGAAAGAGAGGCAAAAGAGAAAGAAAAACTGACTGGAGGAAGAGAATGAGAAATTTTTCTGAAAAAACTGTAAAAACAATATCTATCTGCTTTATACTGTTATTTTTATTAATGGGAGTAAATAAACACTACTATTATTTTGGTTTAATGATAATTCCAGCAATGATATATTTTTCAACTTGGAAAGTAGTTTTATTTGAAGATAAGATAGGGAGATTTGCATCTATTATTATTGGACTTTTATTGTCGGCGTTTATTTTTTATTGCCAATACTATTTACAAGCTGGAGTTGAACCAACTAAAAATGTAATTGCTTTAAAATTGACAATATCTTTATGTATAGGACTTTGGTTAGGAAGTTTTATTGCTAAATATATTTATGTTAGAATAAAATTCTTTATAAATAGAATAGGGAGCAAAGGGGAACAAAAGGAGTATCCTATTATTAAAATGGTAGTTGATCAAAAAAAATATTTTAAGAAACCTGGAAGCAAATACTACATTAATTTTTACTACGCTTTTTTAGATGTAAATGGAGAAGAAGTAAAATTTCTTGTTGAAAAAGAGGTTTATGATAAGTTTCTTGGTAAAAGGAGTATGAACATCAACATCAAGAGGGGGTCTCTTGGTGTAAGATATGGTGTTAACTTAATAGAGGGATAAGAGTTTAAGGAGAAAAAATGTTTGAAAAAGAAGTTTACATTGAAAGAAGAAGAGTTTTAAAAGAAAAACTTATGAAGGGTATTGTTATTATAAATGGAAATGAGGAAGCACCAAGAAGCTATAAAGATGAGTGTTATCCTTTTGTACAAGATTCAACTTTTCGTTATTATTTTGGTATGGATGTGCCAAATCTTATTGGAATAATAGATATTGATAGAGATAAAGAATATATTTTTGGAACTGATTTTACTCTAGATGATATTGTTTGGAGTGGAGAACAAAAACTTTTAAAAACTTTTGCTAGTGAAGTTGGAGTAAATAATTTTATTGAGATGAAAGATTTTGATAACTTTATTAAAAGTTGTAAAGAGAGAAGAGCAAGATTCCATATTTTACCTCAATATAGAGGAGATAATAAATTAAGAGTATGTAAAGCTTTAGGAATAAGCCCTTTTGAATATGATGAGTATATCTCTTATGATTTTGTAAAAGCTATAATTGAGCAAAGAAATACAAAATCTCAAAAGGAGATTGAGCAAATCGAAAATGCTGTAAATATCACTAGAGAGATGCAACTTACTGCAATGAAAACAGTTAAAGCTGGAATGAAAGAGTATGAAGTTGTAGCAGTTCTTGAGTCAGTAGCAAAAAAATACTATGGTGATCTATCTTTCCATACTATCTTTACTAAAAATGGGCATATTTTACATAATCATGGTTATGATAATACAGTAGAAAATGGAAATATTATTGTATTAGATTGTGGAGCAAGAAATAGAGAGGGATATTGTGGGGATATGACAACATCTTTCCCTGTTAGTGGAAAATTTAGTGAAAGACAAAAAGATATTTACTCACTTTTAATAGAGATGTTTGAAAAGGCAGAGTCTATGGTAAAACCAGGAGTTAACTATAAAGATGTTCACTTAGCTGTATCTAAAGTTTTAGCAGAAGGAATGATTAAAAGAGGACTTATGAAGGGAGATGCTGAAAAGGCTGTAAAAGCTGGTGCTCATGCTCTTTTCTTTCCTCATGGACTAGGACATATGTTGGGACTTGATGTACATGATATGGAAAATTTAGGTGAAGATTTAGTTGGGTATGAAAGCTTCCCAAGAGATATGCAATTTGGTTTAAAATCTTTAAGACTTGCCAGAGAGTTAAAAGAGGGATATGTTTTCACTATTGAACCAGGCATCTACTTTATTCCTGAACTAGCTAAAAGATGGAAAGCAGAAGAAAAATTCCAAGAGTTTTTAAACTATGATAAGATTGAAGAGTATGCTGACTTTGGTGGAATGAGATATGAGGGAGACTTTGTTATCACTAAAGATGGGGCTAGAAGATTAGGAGAGAAAATGCCTAAATACTTTAATGAGATTGAAGAGGCAATGAAAAAATAAAAATTATATTTTCTTTTAAGATAACCTTGTAAGTTTTTTTACAGGGTTATTTTTTTATATAAATTATAATTTCCAAAAGTAGAGGAGTACAAACGACTACTACTTTTGAGACGCAGAAACGAAGTTTCTGTGATCCTTAAATTTACGTTTACATAACTTATAATTTTTAAGATAACTTAACTTGACTAATAATCGCTAAATACAAAGGTACTTTGTCAAAACCTAGTGATAAGCTAGATAAATAAACTTAGTTAGGTTTCTTATACAAAAAGACTGCTAAAATTGATAAATTATCAACTTATAGCAGTCTCTATATTTTAAACTATTTTATTTAATAATAACTATTAAATTTTACTTACATCGAATACTTCAAGTTTATCTTCTTCAACATGTCTATCTTGCATTCTTAAAATTGCACTGATAGTATCTAAAGCTGTTAAAACTTCAACTCCATATTCAATAGCAGTTCTTCTCATTTTGAATCCATCTCTTTGAGCGTCATTTGCTTTTGTAGGTGTATTGATTAGTAGATCAACTTCTCTATTTTTCAATACATCAGAGATATTAGGTGATGCTTCTCCCATTCTGTTTACTATTTTAGCTTCAACACCATTGTCAGCTAGGAATTTTTGAGTTCCTTTAGTTGCATAAAGGATAGATCCATGTTCAACAAGGCTCTTAGCTATTGGTAAGAATTCCTCTTTATCTTTATCTCTAATAGTAACAAGTATCTTTCTGTCTTTGATTAGGTGAACTCTCTTAGCTCCTAAAAGTCCTTTATAGATAGCTTCATCTACGTTATTTCCAACTCCAAGAACTTCCCCTGTAGATCTCATTTCAGGTCCTAATGATACTTCAACACTTGAAAGTTTTTCAGTAGAGAATACTGGTACTTTTACAGCAACTACATTTGGTTTTTTATAGATTCCTGTTCCATAAGGCATATCTTTTAATTTTTCTCCAAGTGCCACTCTTGTAGCTATTTCAATAGCAGGTACTCCTGAAACTTTTGAAATGTATGGAACTGTTCTTGAAGATCTTGGGTTAACTTCAATTACATATAATTTATGCTCATAAGCTATAAATTGAATGTTCATCATACCTTTAACTTCAAGAGCTTTAGCTATTTTCTTAGTGATTTCAAGAAGTTCTTCCTCTGTTCCTTCATATAGATTTTGTTGTGGATAGATAGTGATTGAGTCTCCTGAGTGAACTCCTGCTCTTTCTAAGTGTTCCATAACTCCAGGAATTAATACATCTTCTCCATCACAGATAGCATCTACTTCAAGTTCAATACCGTTTAGATATTTATCTATTAATACTGGATTTGAAGGGTCTCTATCAAATGATGCTTCTAGGTATTTAACTAAGTTGTATTCATCATGACAAATTTCCATTCCTTGTCCTCCAAGTACATATGAAGGTCTTACAAGTACTGGATATTTAATTTCATTTGCTATTGAGATTCCGTGGTTTACATCCCATACTGCTCTTCCTTTTGGTCTAGCAATATCAAGTTCTTCCATCATCTCTTCAAATCTTTCTCTATCTTCTGCTTCGTCAATTTTGTCTGCACTTGTTCCAATTACTTTTATTCCTCTATCGCTTAGGTCATTTGCTAATTTAATAGCTGTTTGTCCTCCAAATTGAAGAATAACTCCTTCTGGTTTTTCTTTTTCAAGAATATTCATAATATCTTCTGTTACAAGTGGTTCAAAGTATAGTTTATCAGCAGTTGAGAAGTCTGTTGATACAGTTTCTGGGTTGTTATTGATAATTATACTTTCAATTCCAAGTTTTTTAAGTGTTTTAACTGCATGTACTGTACAGTAGTCAAATTCTATTCCTTGTCCAATTCTGATTGGTCCTGAACCTATAACAACTATTTTTCTTCTATCTGATACTGTTGCATCATCATATTGATCATAAGTTGAGTAGTAGTATGAAGATGTAGCTTTAAACTCTCCAGCACAAGTATCAACCATTTT
It includes:
- a CDS encoding MATE family efflux transporter; this encodes MLSIIREILKLALPAVGEMVLYMMIWVLDTLMIGNHTGQIGVSAVGLSSEIMYTFTNMLVAMGISISVTSIVSRSIGSRDFEKARITSDIALKIGVIIAILLGTIFFTFPKEILTIAKAETEYVLPLATKYMRICSIAIVFNVLTSVFNGIFRGCKNTKSPLYTAFIVNVVNVSLDYILIFGKFGAPEMGVAGGAIATAVGNFAGFLFTMTQLKKIPFKVNLFSEFKKEYFRELIKLSIPSALQEGAFSINRLINVTLIMTLGSLAFAANQITINIESISFMPGWGFAIACTSLVGYSIGEKDYKKAKSYVTYSMVLSSLVMGIFAIIFLVSPEPIITAFIKDSEKEVITIGSACLMIASIEQIPIAISMVLGGALKGTGDSKTPFKIVLFTNWVIRLPLVYYFIYIQKAPVTYFWRITALQWIIEAIIILIVFHHKWKKNYETQ
- the mscL gene encoding large-conductance mechanosensitive channel protein MscL, translated to MSLLKEFKAFAVRGNVLDMAIGVIIGGAFSKIVNSLVKDVIMPLLGTITGKVNISALEVKIPVSSATGEPILIKYGLFLQNIIDFLIIVFCIFIFVKLINNFKKKEEKAPPKPTAQEVLLTEIRDLLKNR
- a CDS encoding epoxyqueuosine reductase QueH, translated to MKINYEILMEQQLKEIEKTGIKPKLLLHSCCAPCSSAILEFLQNYFDITVYFYNPNITFEEEYYKRLNEQREYHEKRGYSIRVIEGNYDPKEDFFKQVKGLEDRREGGERCFKCYTLRMEATAQKAKELGFDYFSTVLSISPLKNAQWINEIGEELSEKYGIKFLNGDFKKKNRYLRSTEISREYELYRQDYCGCLFSKMEREAKEKEKLTGGRE
- a CDS encoding aminopeptidase P family protein, with amino-acid sequence MFEKEVYIERRRVLKEKLMKGIVIINGNEEAPRSYKDECYPFVQDSTFRYYFGMDVPNLIGIIDIDRDKEYIFGTDFTLDDIVWSGEQKLLKTFASEVGVNNFIEMKDFDNFIKSCKERRARFHILPQYRGDNKLRVCKALGISPFEYDEYISYDFVKAIIEQRNTKSQKEIEQIENAVNITREMQLTAMKTVKAGMKEYEVVAVLESVAKKYYGDLSFHTIFTKNGHILHNHGYDNTVENGNIIVLDCGARNREGYCGDMTTSFPVSGKFSERQKDIYSLLIEMFEKAESMVKPGVNYKDVHLAVSKVLAEGMIKRGLMKGDAEKAVKAGAHALFFPHGLGHMLGLDVHDMENLGEDLVGYESFPRDMQFGLKSLRLARELKEGYVFTIEPGIYFIPELAKRWKAEEKFQEFLNYDKIEEYADFGGMRYEGDFVITKDGARRLGEKMPKYFNEIEEAMKK
- the carB gene encoding carbamoyl-phosphate synthase large subunit, with amino-acid sequence MLDKSIKKTLVIGSGPIIIGQAAEFDYSGTQACETLKKEGIEVVLINSNPATIMTDKAVADRIYIEPITIEFVEKVIAKERPDSIIAGMGGQTGLNMVVELSEKGILEKYGVRVIGTSVESIKKGEDREIFRETMNKLGEPIIQSKIVETLEEGFEVAREIGYPIVVRPAYTLGGTGGGIANNPKELEDILVKGLALSMVGQVLLEKSIYGWKEIEYEVIRDKNGNTIVVCNMENVDPVGIHTGDSIVVAPTQTLSAKECAMLRASAVKIVNEVGVIGGCNVQFALHPKSFEYAIIEINPRVSRSSALASKATGYPIARVSTKLAMGYTLDEIVNEATQTTYACFDPTIDYIVVKIPKWPFDKFKKANRTLGTKMMATGEVMAIGSTFESAFLKGIRSLEIGRYSLEHPVAKKMTMEQLKAAVVKPDDERIFVVAEMLRRGYIKEKLQKLTGIDKFFMEKIEWIVKQEEILKGLKFKELDPDYLRKLKNKGFSDKGIADLMGISEDDIYTKRKAYHITPVYKMVDTCAGEFKATSSYYYSTYDQYDDATVSDRRKIVVIGSGPIRIGQGIEFDYCTVHAVKTLKKLGIESIIINNNPETVSTDFSTADKLYFEPLVTEDIMNILEKEKPEGVILQFGGQTAIKLANDLSDRGIKVIGTSADKIDEAEDRERFEEMMEELDIARPKGRAVWDVNHGISIANEIKYPVLVRPSYVLGGQGMEICHDEYNLVKYLEASFDRDPSNPVLIDKYLNGIELEVDAICDGEDVLIPGVMEHLERAGVHSGDSITIYPQQNLYEGTEEELLEITKKIAKALEVKGMMNIQFIAYEHKLYVIEVNPRSSRTVPYISKVSGVPAIEIATRVALGEKLKDMPYGTGIYKKPNVVAVKVPVFSTEKLSSVEVSLGPEMRSTGEVLGVGNNVDEAIYKGLLGAKRVHLIKDRKILVTIRDKDKEEFLPIAKSLVEHGSILYATKGTQKFLADNGVEAKIVNRMGEASPNISDVLKNREVDLLINTPTKANDAQRDGFKMRRTAIEYGVEVLTALDTISAILRMQDRHVEEDKLEVFDVSKI